Proteins encoded within one genomic window of Streptomyces profundus:
- a CDS encoding lysophospholipid acyltransferase family protein produces MSVGAGLKAAFRPWVEGKEHVPADGPAILASNHLSFSDSFFLPAVLDRRVTFIAKAEYFNAPGVKGKLTAAFFKGVGQLPVDRSGARGAGEAAISSAIAVLERGELFGIYPEGTRSPDGRLYRGKPGGLARVALATGAPVLPVAMIDTEKIQPPGKVVPKLMRPGIRIGAPLDFSRYQGMEGDRFILRSLTDEVMYAIMRLSGQEYVDVYATVAKRELAEAAKGGAQER; encoded by the coding sequence ATGTCCGTGGGGGCGGGGCTGAAGGCGGCCTTCCGACCCTGGGTGGAGGGCAAGGAGCACGTGCCCGCCGACGGGCCCGCGATTCTGGCCAGCAACCACCTCTCGTTCTCCGACTCCTTCTTCCTGCCGGCGGTGCTCGACCGCCGGGTCACCTTCATCGCCAAGGCGGAGTACTTCAACGCTCCCGGGGTCAAGGGGAAGTTGACGGCGGCCTTCTTCAAGGGCGTGGGGCAGCTGCCGGTGGACCGCTCCGGGGCGCGCGGCGCGGGGGAGGCGGCGATCAGCAGCGCGATAGCCGTGTTGGAGCGCGGCGAGCTGTTCGGCATCTACCCGGAGGGCACCCGCTCGCCCGACGGCCGCCTCTACCGGGGCAAGCCCGGCGGTCTCGCCCGGGTGGCGCTGGCCACGGGGGCGCCCGTGCTGCCGGTCGCCATGATCGACACGGAGAAGATCCAGCCGCCGGGGAAGGTGGTCCCCAAGCTGATGCGGCCCGGCATCCGGATCGGCGCCCCACTGGACTTCAGCCGCTACCAGGGCATGGAGGGCGACCGCTTCATCCTGCGCTCGCTCACCGACGAGGTGATGTACGCGATCATGAGGCTCTCCGGCCAGGAGTACGTGGACGTCTACGCCACCGTCGCCAAACGGGAGTTGGCCGAAGCCGCCAAGGGCGGCGCCCAGGAGCGCTGA
- a CDS encoding alpha/beta hydrolase, which translates to MRLLPGAEPYHHIPDEGAQVGVLLCHGFTGSPQSLRPWAEHLAAQGFAVSLPLLPGHGTRWQDMRHTGWQDWYTVVHRELLRLNEICGRVVVCGLSMGGTLALRLAARQPGNVHALALVNPALTFPAVKGAALGVLRHLVPSTPGLVGDIARPGVREVGYDRVPSHAAYSLRELFSLVRAELAQVTQPLLLTHSAVDHVVPPSDSALLLSSVSSVDVREVVLTDSFHVATLDHDAERILQETDAFITRLVTRKTARDGT; encoded by the coding sequence ATGCGCCTTCTGCCCGGCGCCGAGCCTTACCACCACATCCCCGACGAAGGGGCCCAGGTGGGAGTGCTGCTCTGCCACGGCTTCACCGGCAGCCCGCAGTCGCTGCGGCCCTGGGCCGAGCATCTCGCCGCCCAGGGCTTCGCCGTCTCGCTGCCGCTGCTGCCAGGTCACGGAACGCGCTGGCAGGACATGCGGCACACCGGCTGGCAGGACTGGTACACGGTGGTGCACCGGGAGCTGCTCAGGCTGAACGAGATCTGCGGGCGCGTGGTGGTCTGCGGCCTCTCGATGGGCGGCACCCTGGCGCTGCGGCTGGCCGCGCGCCAGCCGGGGAATGTCCACGCCCTGGCGTTGGTTAACCCGGCGCTCACCTTTCCCGCCGTCAAGGGCGCGGCCCTGGGGGTGTTGCGGCATCTCGTGCCCAGCACGCCGGGTCTGGTGGGCGATATCGCCAGGCCGGGGGTGCGCGAGGTGGGCTACGACCGGGTGCCTTCGCACGCCGCGTACTCGCTGCGCGAGCTGTTCTCCCTGGTGCGCGCCGAACTCGCGCAAGTGACCCAGCCGCTGCTCCTGACGCACAGCGCGGTGGACCACGTGGTGCCGCCGTCGGACTCGGCGCTGCTGCTGTCCTCGGTCTCCTCCGTCGATGTGCGGGAGGTGGTGCTGACGGACAGTTTCCACGTGGCCACCCTGGACCACGACGCGGAGCGTATCTTGCAGGAGACGGACGCCTTCATCACTCGCCTCGTGACAAGGAAGACTGCCCGTGACGGAACGTGA
- a CDS encoding ArsA family ATPase yields MTDTPHGASRTLLVTGPGGDGVSSVAAATALAGARAGRLTLLLSREPADRLAALLGGAPVRPDGRPTEAAPGLWVARIDPAADFRAAVLAAQRTARSTLATLGSATLQDDELTELPGAEPLAVLAALRAAHAAERWPLIVVDLPPALDAVRLLALPEQLRRYLRQLLPGERRTARALRPLLAQIASIPMPADGLFTAAEGWDEALAEGQRLIEAPGTAARLVFEPNARSAATARTARAGLALHGVGVEEIIANRLVPQGSDPWLAGVAARQAAVLAEFAGAALLAEPPRRLPMLVAEPDAAALAELLPPPPTADVARQTPVLEDRLADEGLLVWRLPLPGAAKESLDLVRQGDELVVTVGPFRRVLALPSAPRRCTIAGAAFASGELTVRFAPDPARWPERSPG; encoded by the coding sequence GTGACCGATACGCCCCACGGGGCCTCCCGCACGCTGCTGGTCACCGGGCCGGGCGGGGACGGCGTCAGCAGCGTGGCCGCGGCGACGGCGCTGGCCGGGGCGCGCGCCGGCCGGTTGACGCTGCTGCTGAGCCGGGAGCCGGCCGACCGGCTCGCCGCGCTGCTCGGCGGGGCCCCGGTGCGGCCCGACGGGAGGCCAACCGAGGCGGCGCCCGGGCTCTGGGTGGCGCGGATCGACCCGGCCGCCGACTTCCGCGCCGCCGTGCTCGCCGCGCAGCGCACGGCCCGCTCCACGCTGGCCACGCTGGGCTCGGCCACCCTTCAGGACGACGAGCTGACCGAGCTGCCGGGCGCCGAGCCGCTGGCCGTGCTGGCCGCGCTGCGCGCCGCGCACGCCGCGGAGCGCTGGCCGCTGATCGTGGTGGACCTGCCGCCGGCGCTGGACGCCGTCAGGCTGCTGGCGCTGCCCGAGCAGCTGCGCCGCTATCTGCGCCAGCTGTTGCCGGGGGAGCGCCGCACCGCCAGGGCGCTGCGCCCGCTGCTGGCGCAGATAGCCAGCATCCCGATGCCGGCGGACGGGCTGTTCACGGCGGCGGAGGGCTGGGACGAGGCGCTCGCGGAGGGGCAGCGGCTGATCGAGGCGCCGGGGACGGCGGCGCGGCTCGTCTTCGAGCCGAACGCGCGCTCGGCCGCCACCGCGCGCACGGCGCGCGCCGGGCTGGCGCTGCACGGCGTCGGCGTGGAGGAGATCATCGCCAACCGGCTGGTGCCCCAGGGGTCCGATCCCTGGCTGGCCGGCGTCGCCGCCCGGCAGGCGGCCGTGCTGGCCGAATTCGCGGGGGCGGCGCTGCTGGCCGAGCCGCCCCGGCGGCTGCCGATGCTGGTGGCCGAGCCGGACGCGGCGGCGCTCGCCGAGCTGCTGCCGCCGCCGCCCACGGCGGACGTCGCCCGTCAGACGCCGGTCCTGGAGGACCGGCTGGCGGACGAGGGCCTGCTGGTGTGGCGGCTGCCGCTGCCGGGCGCGGCCAAGGAGAGCCTGGACCTGGTGCGGCAGGGCGACGAACTCGTGGTCACCGTCGGCCCGTTCCGCCGGGTGCTGGCGCTGCCGTCGGCGCCCCGCCGCTGCACGATCGCCGGCGCCGCCTTCGCCAGCGGCGAGCTGACCGTCCGCTTCGCCCCGGATCCCGCCCGCTGGCCGGAGCGTTCGCCCGGGTAG
- a CDS encoding ROK family glucokinase → MGLTIGVDIGGTKIAAGVVDEDGSILGTSQVPTPPTPEGVIEAIAAAIKAVGEGTSADAVGIGAAGYVDDKRATVLFAPNIRWRHEALKDKIEQRVGLSVVVENDANAAAWGEYRFGAGAGHDDVVCITLGTGLGGGIIIGGKLHRGRFGVAGEFGHLRVVPDGLLCGCGSQGCWEQYASGRALVRYARQRAHATPENAELLLGMGDGTPEGIEGRHVSDAARQGDRVAVDSFRELARWAGAGLADLASLFDPSAFIVGGGVSDEGDLVLEPIRKSFRRWLVGGRHRPHAQVLAAQLGGRAGLVGAADLARQG, encoded by the coding sequence ATGGGACTGACGATCGGCGTCGACATCGGCGGTACGAAGATCGCGGCCGGTGTGGTCGACGAGGATGGTTCGATCCTCGGCACTTCTCAGGTTCCGACCCCGCCCACCCCCGAGGGCGTGATCGAGGCCATCGCCGCCGCCATCAAGGCGGTGGGCGAGGGGACTTCGGCCGACGCGGTGGGCATCGGCGCCGCCGGGTACGTGGACGACAAGCGGGCCACCGTGCTCTTCGCCCCCAACATCCGCTGGCGCCACGAGGCCCTCAAGGACAAGATCGAGCAGCGGGTCGGCCTCTCCGTCGTGGTGGAGAACGACGCCAACGCCGCGGCCTGGGGCGAGTATCGCTTCGGCGCCGGCGCCGGCCACGACGATGTGGTCTGCATCACGTTGGGCACGGGGCTCGGCGGGGGCATCATCATCGGCGGCAAGCTGCACCGCGGACGCTTCGGCGTCGCCGGCGAGTTCGGCCACCTGCGGGTGGTGCCCGACGGCCTGCTCTGCGGCTGCGGCAGCCAGGGCTGCTGGGAGCAGTACGCGTCGGGGCGGGCGCTGGTCCGCTACGCCAGGCAGCGCGCCCATGCCACCCCGGAGAACGCCGAACTGCTGCTCGGCATGGGCGACGGCACGCCCGAGGGCATCGAGGGCCGGCATGTCAGCGACGCGGCCCGGCAGGGCGACCGGGTCGCCGTCGACTCCTTCCGGGAGCTGGCCCGTTGGGCCGGCGCCGGGCTCGCCGATCTGGCGTCCCTCTTCGACCCGTCCGCGTTCATCGTCGGCGGCGGGGTCTCCGACGAGGGGGATCTGGTCCTCGAACCGATCCGCAAGTCCTTCCGCCGCTGGCTGGTCGGCGGCCGGCACCGCCCGCACGCCCAGGTGCTGGCCGCCCAACTCGGCGGCCGGGCGGGCCTGGTGGGCGCCGCCGACCTGGCCAGGCAGGGCTGA
- a CDS encoding endonuclease/exonuclease/phosphatase family protein, whose translation MSTTIRLLSYNVRSLRDDRQAVARVIRATAPDVVCLQEMPRFFRWRKHAARLARESGLVTVTGGAPSCGTMILSRLRVAVERAEDLTFPLTRGAHRRGLATAVLRLGRDTRLAVISCHLSLLAAERRAQGELLLRRLAAMDVPAGVVAGDINEPAGGPTFRRLAGALTDGWERAPAGGEFTYPAGAGRRRIDAVLCTEAVTVRSCGVPTAPAADDLVRASDHLPVLAELTV comes from the coding sequence TTGTCCACCACGATCAGGTTGCTCAGCTACAACGTCAGATCGCTGCGTGACGACCGGCAGGCCGTGGCCCGGGTGATCCGGGCCACGGCGCCCGACGTGGTCTGCCTCCAGGAGATGCCGCGCTTCTTCCGCTGGCGCAAGCACGCCGCCCGGCTGGCCAGGGAGAGCGGCCTGGTCACGGTCACCGGCGGGGCGCCGTCCTGCGGCACCATGATCCTCTCGCGGCTGCGGGTCGCCGTCGAGCGCGCCGAGGACCTCACCTTCCCGCTCACCAGGGGCGCCCACCGGCGCGGGCTCGCCACGGCGGTGCTGCGCCTCGGCCGGGACACCAGGCTGGCGGTGATCAGCTGCCATCTGAGCCTTCTCGCCGCCGAACGCCGCGCCCAGGGCGAGCTGTTGCTGCGGCGGCTGGCCGCGATGGACGTTCCCGCCGGGGTGGTGGCCGGCGATATCAACGAGCCGGCCGGCGGGCCCACCTTCCGGCGGCTGGCGGGCGCACTCACGGACGGCTGGGAACGGGCCCCCGCCGGCGGTGAGTTCACCTATCCGGCCGGGGCGGGGCGGCGCCGGATCGACGCCGTGCTGTGCACCGAGGCGGTCACCGTGCGCTCCTGCGGGGTGCCCACGGCGCCCGCGGCCGACGACCTCGTCCGCGCCTCCGACCATCTCCCGGTGCTGGCCGAGCTGACCGTCTGA
- a CDS encoding DUF5304 family protein — MSSDVPEHPEHPVDEPAARPADEGDPWAAACAEDLAAEQARRRARYGPQPGDAAEELRRLADTLAERLGDLGSRLGPQVGLFAKPLARQARSAVEPVIERNAEAFEHLASAGQELLAAYRAAVLDQEGRWARPSASADQPAEASRPEPGADPGNRDDPDDSAGSGGAHRIDLD, encoded by the coding sequence ATGAGCAGCGACGTACCCGAGCACCCCGAGCACCCCGTCGACGAGCCGGCCGCCCGGCCGGCGGACGAGGGCGATCCGTGGGCGGCGGCCTGTGCGGAGGATCTGGCCGCCGAGCAGGCAAGGCGGCGCGCGCGTTACGGGCCGCAGCCGGGGGACGCCGCCGAGGAGCTGCGTCGTCTGGCGGACACGCTGGCCGAGCGCCTCGGCGATCTCGGTTCCCGTCTCGGGCCGCAAGTCGGCCTGTTCGCCAAGCCGTTGGCGCGGCAGGCGCGGTCCGCCGTGGAGCCGGTGATCGAGCGCAACGCGGAGGCGTTCGAGCATCTCGCCTCCGCCGGGCAGGAGTTGCTGGCCGCCTACCGGGCCGCCGTGCTGGACCAGGAGGGCCGCTGGGCCCGCCCCTCCGCGAGCGCCGACCAGCCGGCCGAGGCGTCCCGGCCGGAGCCGGGGGCGGATCCTGGCAATCGTGATGACCCGGATGATTCCGCTGGATCCGGTGGCGCCCACCGTATCGACCTCGACTGA
- a CDS encoding SRPBCC family protein produces the protein MAEHTRSSITIEATPAEVMAVISDFDRYPEWTGEVKEAEVLARDERGRAEQVRLLLDAGAIKDEHTLAYQWEDADAVSWSLVRSRMLRSLDGSYRLAPVAGGKHTEVTYQLTVDVKIPMLGSIKRKAEKVIIDRALAGLKTRVEGGTGDAG, from the coding sequence ATGGCCGAACACACCAGGTCGAGCATCACCATCGAGGCCACCCCGGCCGAGGTCATGGCGGTGATCTCCGACTTCGACCGCTACCCGGAGTGGACCGGGGAGGTCAAGGAGGCCGAGGTGCTGGCCAGGGACGAGCGGGGCAGAGCCGAGCAGGTGCGGCTGCTGCTCGACGCGGGGGCCATCAAGGACGAGCACACCCTGGCCTACCAGTGGGAGGACGCCGACGCGGTCAGCTGGTCGCTGGTGAGGTCGCGGATGCTGCGGTCCCTGGACGGCTCGTACCGGCTGGCGCCGGTCGCCGGCGGGAAGCACACCGAGGTCACCTACCAGCTGACGGTCGATGTGAAGATCCCCATGCTGGGCAGCATCAAGCGCAAGGCGGAGAAGGTCATCATCGACCGCGCCCTCGCCGGGCTGAAGACGCGGGTCGAGGGCGGCACGGGCGACGCCGGGTGA